One part of the Futiania mangrovi genome encodes these proteins:
- a CDS encoding sensor histidine kinase, with product MTYQPGPDDPVPREILSRIVDSLPDAIFFKRPSGIYTFANAAAATLLLGRTAEAVEVMGETDAALGVDPRIGSPSADRWLTTSDQPVRGEIEVSVNGVPRRYLLSRSRSLDGGGRMLGIIGVAVEITSLRSAEERMRRQEAQLAHAARLSLMGEMASGMAHELNQPLTAILSYLPPVLRRLDEGGADRKLLAALEEIRAEARRAADILGRLRGFVRRQEVRRASVRLCQAVREAVNFANHQAEQAGVRIAIDFEEGMAPVMADEVELQQVLLNLVWNAIEAMEAGGAPRREILILTQSAGADTAEVLVRDTGPGLPPEVLGRLFEPFFTTKPNGMGMGLAICRSIMEAHGGRLTATSNWEGGATFRLTLPFAKGDTGT from the coding sequence GTGACGTACCAGCCTGGCCCCGACGATCCGGTTCCGCGCGAGATCCTGTCGCGCATCGTGGATTCGCTGCCCGACGCGATCTTCTTCAAGCGGCCGTCCGGCATCTACACGTTTGCCAACGCCGCCGCGGCGACACTGCTACTCGGGCGCACGGCCGAGGCGGTCGAGGTCATGGGCGAGACGGATGCGGCACTCGGCGTCGACCCCCGAATCGGGTCGCCGAGTGCCGACCGGTGGCTGACGACCAGCGACCAGCCCGTGCGCGGCGAGATCGAGGTGTCCGTGAATGGCGTGCCGCGGCGCTATCTCCTCAGCCGCAGCCGCAGCCTCGATGGCGGGGGGCGGATGCTGGGCATCATCGGGGTTGCGGTGGAGATCACCTCCCTGCGCAGTGCGGAGGAGCGGATGCGCCGGCAGGAGGCGCAGCTTGCGCATGCCGCCCGGCTGTCGCTGATGGGCGAGATGGCGTCGGGCATGGCGCACGAGCTGAACCAGCCGCTGACTGCCATCCTCAGCTATCTGCCGCCGGTCTTGCGCCGCCTCGACGAGGGGGGCGCGGACCGCAAGCTGCTTGCCGCACTCGAGGAAATCCGGGCGGAGGCGCGCCGTGCTGCCGACATCCTCGGCCGCCTGCGCGGTTTCGTCCGGCGGCAGGAGGTGCGGCGGGCGTCGGTCCGCCTGTGCCAGGCGGTCCGCGAGGCGGTGAACTTCGCCAACCACCAGGCGGAGCAGGCGGGCGTGCGCATCGCCATCGACTTCGAGGAGGGCATGGCCCCCGTCATGGCCGACGAGGTGGAACTCCAGCAGGTGCTGCTCAACCTCGTCTGGAATGCCATCGAGGCGATGGAGGCCGGAGGCGCGCCGCGCCGCGAGATCCTGATCCTGACCCAGTCCGCCGGCGCGGATACCGCGGAGGTTCTGGTCCGCGACACCGGCCCCGGATTGCCGCCGGAGGTGCTGGGCCGCCTGTTTGAGCCCTTCTTCACCACCAAGCCCAACGGCATGGGCATGGGGCTTGCCATCTGCCGCTCTATCATGGAAGCCCACGGTGGACGGCTGACAGCGACCTCCAACTGGGAAGGGGGGGCGACCTTCCGCCTGACCCTGCCTTTCGCGAAGGGAGATACCGGAACATGA
- the apbC gene encoding iron-sulfur cluster carrier protein ApbC → MAEVTADQVRGALARVVDPESGKDVVSAGMISGLVVKSGHVGFAVEVAPERGPKADPLRQACTKAVEALPGVLSVSAVLTAHSDKAAPPAGARKAAPPPPGARAAEAGAGNRILAPGVKAIVAVASGKGGVGKSTTAVNLAMGLARLGKKVGILDADIYGPSIPRMLGIKGKPSADGRTLNPMEAFGVKAMSMGFLVDEDTPMIWRGPMVMSALEQMLRDVAWGDLDVLIVDMPPGTGDAQLTMAQRVPLAGSVIVSTPQDIALLDARKGLNMFRKVDVPVFGLVENMSTFVCPNCGHESHIFGHGGARRTAEKMGMDFLGEVPLDIRVRETSDEGLPIVMTDPDGPQAAAYMAIAEKVAAKLDRGQARAAPRIVMD, encoded by the coding sequence ATGGCCGAAGTGACAGCCGATCAGGTGAGGGGCGCGCTGGCCCGCGTGGTCGACCCGGAGAGCGGCAAGGACGTCGTGTCCGCGGGCATGATCTCGGGCCTCGTCGTGAAGAGCGGCCATGTGGGCTTCGCCGTCGAGGTTGCGCCGGAGCGCGGACCGAAGGCCGACCCGCTGCGCCAGGCATGCACGAAGGCGGTCGAGGCGCTGCCGGGCGTGCTCTCGGTCTCCGCCGTCCTCACCGCGCACAGCGACAAGGCAGCGCCGCCCGCGGGCGCGCGCAAGGCCGCCCCGCCCCCGCCCGGCGCACGCGCGGCGGAGGCCGGCGCGGGCAACCGCATCCTGGCCCCCGGCGTCAAGGCCATCGTGGCGGTCGCGTCCGGCAAGGGCGGCGTCGGCAAGTCGACGACGGCGGTGAACCTCGCCATGGGGCTCGCACGCCTCGGCAAGAAGGTGGGCATCCTCGACGCCGACATCTACGGCCCCTCGATCCCGCGCATGCTGGGCATCAAGGGCAAGCCGAGCGCGGACGGGCGCACGCTCAACCCGATGGAGGCGTTCGGCGTGAAGGCCATGTCCATGGGCTTCCTCGTCGACGAGGACACGCCGATGATCTGGCGCGGCCCGATGGTCATGTCGGCGCTGGAGCAGATGCTGCGCGACGTGGCGTGGGGCGACCTCGACGTGCTGATCGTCGACATGCCGCCCGGCACGGGCGATGCGCAGCTCACCATGGCGCAGCGGGTGCCGCTCGCAGGCTCCGTCATCGTGTCGACGCCGCAGGACATCGCGCTGCTCGATGCGCGCAAGGGCCTCAACATGTTCCGCAAGGTGGATGTGCCGGTATTCGGGCTGGTGGAGAACATGTCCACCTTCGTCTGCCCGAACTGCGGCCACGAGAGCCACATCTTCGGTCACGGCGGCGCACGGCGCACGGCGGAGAAGATGGGCATGGACTTCCTGGGAGAGGTGCCGCTCGACATCCGCGTGCGCGAAACCTCGGACGAGGGCCTGCCGATCGTGATGACCGATCCGGACGGCCCCCAGGCCGCGGCCTACATGGCGATCGCGGAGAAGGTGGCGGCGAAACTCGACCGCGGACAGGCACGCGCCGCCCCGCGGATCGTGATGGACTGA
- a CDS encoding response regulator transcription factor, translating to MSVHKETGSGSHPVATPRVAIVDDDAAVVRAVTFQLEGHGYSVVSYPNAEAFLQDAAAQLECALVDVRMPGMTGLQLQAALASQRPDLPLVFMTGHGDVEIAVQAMKAGAVDFIEKPFEEAALLAALERAVERGREAHAAARLREEIAARHATLTHRERQVMALVVEGQSNKMIARTLDISPRTVEVYRARVMEKMEAQSLAELVRLSLGANLEEGVDEA from the coding sequence ATGAGCGTGCACAAGGAGACCGGGTCCGGGAGCCATCCGGTGGCGACGCCCCGCGTGGCGATCGTCGACGACGATGCGGCGGTGGTGCGCGCGGTGACCTTCCAGCTCGAGGGACACGGTTATTCGGTTGTCAGCTATCCGAATGCGGAGGCCTTCCTGCAGGATGCCGCGGCGCAGCTCGAATGTGCGCTGGTCGACGTGCGGATGCCCGGCATGACCGGGCTGCAGCTCCAGGCGGCGCTCGCCAGCCAGCGGCCTGACCTGCCGCTCGTCTTCATGACCGGTCACGGCGATGTCGAGATCGCGGTCCAGGCGATGAAGGCCGGGGCCGTCGACTTCATCGAGAAGCCGTTCGAGGAGGCGGCGCTGCTCGCCGCGCTGGAACGTGCCGTGGAACGCGGGCGCGAGGCGCACGCGGCCGCGAGGCTGCGCGAGGAGATCGCCGCGCGCCATGCAACCCTCACCCATCGGGAACGGCAGGTCATGGCGCTCGTCGTCGAGGGCCAGTCGAACAAGATGATCGCGCGCACGCTCGACATCTCGCCGCGCACGGTCGAGGTCTACCGCGCGCGCGTCATGGAAAAGATGGAAGCGCAGAGCCTCGCGGAACTCGTCCGCCTGTCGCTCGGCGCCAATCTCGAAGAGGGTGTGGACGAGGCATGA
- a CDS encoding DUF3306 domain-containing protein: protein MAAEDASRMTRAARRRLGLAGEEEGSFLARWSRRKDAARAGALADDGVADPGDLPAHEADAARAGARGEGSSAEAAEPEIRPEDLPDPDTLTAQSDFSVFMQKGVPPDLQQRALRKLWLTDPTLANLDGLLDYGGDFSQVGKAKMAIKTAWQVGKGYLAALDAGETAKAAAGEGGADAGPDREAVAAADGVTESPQTHGAPESPAEDAAEVDGRDASDDTRPPSARA from the coding sequence ATGGCCGCCGAGGACGCATCCCGCATGACGCGCGCCGCGCGCCGCCGCCTCGGCCTTGCCGGTGAGGAGGAGGGCAGCTTTCTCGCCCGCTGGTCGCGGCGCAAGGACGCCGCGCGCGCCGGCGCGCTTGCGGACGACGGTGTGGCCGATCCCGGCGATCTTCCCGCGCACGAAGCCGACGCCGCGCGGGCAGGCGCGCGCGGGGAGGGCAGCAGCGCCGAGGCAGCCGAACCGGAGATCCGGCCTGAGGATCTGCCCGATCCGGACACGCTGACGGCCCAGTCCGATTTCAGCGTCTTCATGCAGAAGGGCGTACCGCCCGATCTGCAGCAACGCGCGCTGCGCAAGCTGTGGCTGACCGATCCGACACTCGCGAACCTCGATGGCCTGCTCGACTATGGCGGCGATTTCAGCCAGGTCGGCAAGGCCAAGATGGCGATCAAGACCGCGTGGCAGGTGGGCAAGGGGTATCTCGCCGCGTTGGACGCCGGGGAGACGGCGAAGGCGGCCGCCGGCGAGGGCGGCGCGGATGCCGGACCGGACCGGGAGGCGGTCGCGGCGGCGGACGGCGTTACGGAATCGCCGCAAACGCATGGGGCCCCCGAATCTCCCGCGGAAGATGCGGCCGAAGTGGACGGCCGGGACGCTTCGGACGATACCCGCCCGCCGTCAGCACGCGCCTGA
- the fdh3B gene encoding formate dehydrogenase FDH3 subunit beta, whose amino-acid sequence MARMKFLCDAERCIECNACVTACKNEHEVPWGINRRRVVTINDGKPGERSISVACMHCSDAPCMAVCPVDCFYQTEEGVVLHSKDLCIGCGYCFYACPFGAPQYPQAGNFGSRGKMDKCTFCNGGPEDDNSSAEFQKYGRNRLAEGKLPLCAEMCSTKALLAGDGDVLSDIYRERVVARGFGSGAWGWGTAYQLKAGG is encoded by the coding sequence ATGGCGCGCATGAAGTTCCTGTGCGACGCGGAGCGGTGCATCGAGTGCAATGCCTGCGTGACCGCCTGCAAGAACGAGCACGAGGTGCCCTGGGGCATCAACCGTCGCCGCGTGGTGACCATCAACGACGGAAAGCCGGGCGAGCGGTCGATTTCGGTCGCCTGCATGCACTGCTCGGACGCCCCGTGCATGGCCGTCTGCCCGGTCGACTGCTTCTACCAGACCGAGGAAGGCGTGGTCCTTCATTCCAAGGACCTGTGCATCGGCTGCGGCTACTGCTTCTACGCCTGCCCCTTCGGGGCGCCGCAGTACCCGCAGGCCGGCAATTTCGGCAGCCGCGGCAAGATGGACAAGTGCACCTTCTGCAACGGCGGGCCGGAAGACGACAACAGCTCGGCGGAGTTCCAGAAGTACGGCCGCAACCGCCTGGCCGAGGGCAAGCTGCCGCTGTGCGCGGAGATGTGCTCGACCAAGGCGCTGCTCGCCGGTGACGGGGACGTGCTCTCCGACATCTACCGGGAGCGGGTCGTGGCCCGCGGCTTCGGCTCGGGCGCCTGGGGCTGGGGCACCGCCTACCAGCTCAAGGCGGGCGGCTGA
- a CDS encoding formate dehydrogenase subunit alpha — protein sequence MLKRKAAGGVAGRPRLAKALAGLGGGAIDRRTFLRRSGLTAMGVTAAATLGGGMVTKAGAQSAGAAGEVRKVKSVCTHCSVGCTVVAEVQNGVWVGQEPGFDSPFNLGAHCAKGASVREHAHGERRLKSPMKLVDGKWKKISWDEAVNEIGDKMMQIREESGPDSVYWLGSAKHNNEQAYLFRKFAAYWGTNNVDHQARICHSTTVAGVANTWGYGAMTNSYNDIHNSRAIFLIGGNPAEAHPVSLLHLLKAKEQNNAPLIVCDPRFTRTAAHASEYVRFRPGADVALIWGILWHVFQNGWEDTQYIKERVWGLDQVKAEVAKWTPEEVERVTGVPESQVKRVARTLANNRPFTIIWCMGGTQHTIGNNFTRAYCALGLALGTIGKPGGGANIFRGHDNVQGATDLGVLSHTLPGYYGLAAGSWKHWARVWETDYDYLLGRFGSKELMESSGIPVSRWFDGVLEDKENMDQPEKVRAMVFWGHAPNSQTRLPDMQKAMKQLDMLVVIDPFPTMTAVMHDRTDGVYLLPATTQFETYGSVTASNRSLQWREKVIDPLFESKVDHEIIYLFAKKFGFADEMFKNIKVEGAEPVIEDVTREFNRGMWTVGYTGQSPERLKLHMANQHTFDRTTLRANGGPADGDFYGLPWPCWGTAEMGHPGSAVLYNTDLPVAEGGMGFRARFGVERNGENLLAEGSYPVGSEIQDGYPEFTYGMLKKLGWEGDLTDEERATILKIGGDKPDGVNWKTDLSGGIQRVAIKHGCAPYGNAKARTVVWNFPDPVPVHREPLYTSRRDLVADYPTYEDTKAYRLPTLYASIQEKDVSKEFPIILTSGRLVEYEGGGDETRSNPWLAELQQDMFVEINPRDANNLGIQDGNMVWVYGPEGGKVRVKAMVTERVGTGVAFMPFHFGGHFQGEDLRSKYPAGADPYVLGEASNTAQTYGYDSVTQMQETKCTLCRIERA from the coding sequence ATGCTCAAGCGGAAAGCGGCAGGCGGGGTTGCGGGACGCCCCCGGCTGGCGAAGGCCCTGGCAGGGCTCGGTGGTGGCGCGATCGACCGGCGGACGTTCCTCCGGCGCTCGGGCCTGACGGCGATGGGTGTCACCGCGGCGGCGACGCTGGGCGGTGGCATGGTGACGAAGGCTGGCGCGCAGAGCGCGGGTGCCGCCGGCGAGGTCAGGAAGGTCAAGTCGGTCTGCACGCACTGCTCGGTCGGCTGCACGGTCGTTGCCGAGGTGCAGAACGGCGTCTGGGTCGGGCAGGAGCCCGGCTTCGACTCGCCCTTCAACCTCGGTGCGCATTGCGCCAAGGGCGCCTCGGTGCGTGAGCACGCGCACGGCGAGCGCCGCCTGAAGTCGCCGATGAAGCTTGTCGACGGCAAGTGGAAGAAGATCTCGTGGGACGAGGCGGTCAACGAGATCGGCGACAAGATGATGCAGATCCGGGAGGAGTCGGGGCCCGATTCCGTCTACTGGCTCGGATCGGCGAAGCACAACAACGAGCAGGCCTACCTGTTCCGCAAGTTCGCGGCCTATTGGGGCACGAACAACGTGGATCACCAGGCGCGGATCTGCCACTCCACCACGGTCGCGGGTGTTGCGAACACCTGGGGCTACGGTGCGATGACCAACTCCTACAACGACATCCACAACAGCCGGGCGATCTTCCTGATCGGCGGCAACCCGGCCGAGGCGCACCCGGTTTCCCTCCTCCACCTGCTGAAGGCGAAGGAACAGAACAACGCGCCGCTCATCGTCTGCGACCCGCGCTTCACGCGCACGGCCGCGCACGCGTCGGAGTACGTGCGCTTCCGCCCGGGCGCGGACGTGGCGCTGATCTGGGGCATCCTCTGGCACGTCTTCCAGAACGGCTGGGAAGACACCCAGTACATCAAGGAGCGGGTGTGGGGCCTCGACCAGGTGAAGGCCGAGGTGGCGAAGTGGACGCCAGAGGAGGTCGAGCGGGTGACCGGCGTGCCGGAAAGCCAGGTGAAGCGCGTCGCGCGCACGCTGGCCAACAACCGGCCGTTCACGATCATCTGGTGCATGGGCGGGACCCAGCACACGATCGGCAACAACTTCACCCGCGCCTATTGCGCGCTGGGCCTCGCGCTCGGCACGATCGGCAAGCCGGGTGGCGGCGCCAACATCTTCCGCGGCCATGACAATGTGCAGGGTGCGACCGATCTCGGCGTGCTCAGCCACACGCTGCCGGGCTACTACGGCCTCGCGGCGGGCTCGTGGAAGCACTGGGCGCGCGTCTGGGAGACCGACTACGATTACCTCCTCGGCCGCTTCGGATCGAAGGAACTGATGGAGTCGTCGGGCATCCCCGTGAGCCGCTGGTTCGACGGCGTGCTCGAGGACAAGGAGAACATGGACCAGCCCGAGAAGGTGCGGGCCATGGTCTTCTGGGGTCACGCGCCGAACTCGCAGACCCGCCTTCCGGACATGCAGAAGGCGATGAAGCAGCTCGACATGCTGGTCGTCATCGATCCGTTCCCGACCATGACCGCGGTCATGCACGACCGGACCGACGGCGTCTACCTGCTGCCGGCGACGACGCAGTTCGAGACCTACGGGTCCGTGACCGCGTCGAACCGTTCGCTGCAGTGGCGCGAGAAGGTGATCGATCCGCTCTTCGAATCGAAAGTGGACCACGAGATCATCTATCTCTTCGCCAAGAAGTTCGGTTTCGCCGACGAGATGTTCAAGAACATCAAGGTCGAGGGGGCCGAGCCGGTGATCGAGGACGTGACGCGGGAATTCAACCGCGGCATGTGGACGGTCGGCTACACCGGCCAGTCGCCGGAGCGTCTGAAGCTGCACATGGCCAACCAGCACACCTTCGACCGCACGACGCTGCGGGCGAACGGCGGGCCGGCCGACGGCGACTTCTACGGTCTGCCCTGGCCGTGCTGGGGCACGGCGGAGATGGGACATCCCGGAAGCGCCGTCCTCTACAACACCGATCTCCCGGTGGCAGAGGGCGGCATGGGCTTCCGGGCCCGCTTCGGGGTCGAGCGCAATGGCGAGAACCTGCTCGCCGAGGGCTCCTACCCGGTCGGCTCGGAGATCCAGGACGGCTATCCCGAGTTCACCTACGGCATGCTGAAGAAGCTGGGCTGGGAAGGCGATCTCACCGACGAGGAGCGAGCGACCATCCTCAAGATCGGCGGGGACAAGCCGGACGGCGTCAACTGGAAGACCGACCTGTCGGGCGGCATCCAGCGCGTCGCGATCAAGCACGGCTGCGCGCCCTACGGCAACGCCAAGGCGCGGACGGTGGTCTGGAACTTCCCGGACCCGGTGCCCGTGCACCGCGAGCCGCTCTACACCTCGCGGCGCGACCTCGTGGCCGACTATCCGACCTACGAGGATACCAAGGCCTACCGCCTGCCGACGCTCTATGCGTCGATCCAGGAGAAGGACGTGTCGAAGGAGTTCCCGATCATCCTCACCTCCGGCCGACTGGTCGAGTACGAGGGCGGCGGCGACGAGACGCGCTCCAACCCCTGGCTCGCCGAGCTGCAGCAGGACATGTTCGTCGAGATCAACCCGCGCGATGCCAACAACCTCGGCATCCAGGACGGGAACATGGTCTGGGTGTACGGACCGGAAGGCGGCAAGGTGCGCGTCAAGGCCATGGTGACCGAGCGGGTGGGGACGGGCGTCGCGTTCATGCCCTTCCACTTCGGCGGCCACTTCCAGGGCGAGGATCTGCGGTCAAAATACCCCGCCGGTGCCGACCCCTACGTGCTGGGCGAGGCGAGCAACACCGCCCAGACCTATGGCTACGACTCGGTGACACAGATGCAGGAGACCAAGTGCACGCTCTGCCGGATCGAGCGGGCGTGA
- a CDS encoding formate dehydrogenase, whose product MSDKDGTSGGIARRDLLKLGTLGAVAAGAATALGSVQAGAAETAPAKGAGYRETGHVKTFYDLARF is encoded by the coding sequence ATGAGTGACAAGGACGGCACGTCCGGCGGCATCGCGCGCCGCGACCTGCTGAAACTCGGCACGCTTGGGGCCGTGGCGGCGGGTGCCGCCACCGCGCTGGGCAGCGTTCAGGCCGGCGCCGCGGAGACGGCCCCCGCGAAAGGGGCGGGCTACCGCGAGACGGGCCACGTCAAGACGTTCTACGACCTCGCCCGCTTCTGA
- a CDS encoding TorD/DmsD family molecular chaperone, translating into MVGTAGTGQAAAIPADTQDEDFLRAQQYRFLARWLAAPPDRALLDLTAQLSGDGSELGQALSELAAVAAEADPAAADDEFHDLFVGIGRGELVPHASYYITGFLNEKPLATLRQHLASLGIARAEGNRTPEDHISALCDVMAGLITGEFGEVSTTRAPGVAATARGPEPETLGPQSAFFNAHLAPWAGRFFSDLERAKAARVYRGIGAVGRIFMEIEEAAFEMTA; encoded by the coding sequence GTGGTGGGAACGGCAGGAACCGGGCAGGCAGCGGCGATTCCGGCGGACACACAGGACGAGGATTTCCTGCGCGCCCAGCAGTACCGGTTCCTAGCGCGCTGGCTCGCCGCGCCGCCGGACCGGGCGTTGCTCGACCTGACGGCGCAGCTTTCCGGCGACGGATCGGAGCTTGGGCAGGCGCTGTCGGAACTCGCCGCCGTCGCGGCGGAGGCCGACCCTGCGGCGGCCGACGACGAATTTCACGACCTCTTCGTCGGGATCGGGCGGGGCGAACTCGTCCCGCACGCCTCCTATTACATCACGGGCTTCCTGAACGAGAAGCCGCTGGCGACGCTCCGGCAGCACCTGGCGAGCCTCGGCATCGCGCGTGCGGAGGGCAACCGCACGCCGGAGGATCACATTTCCGCGCTGTGCGACGTCATGGCGGGTCTCATCACGGGCGAGTTCGGGGAGGTCAGCACGACGCGCGCGCCGGGTGTGGCGGCGACGGCCAGGGGACCGGAGCCCGAGACGCTCGGACCGCAGAGCGCGTTCTTCAATGCACATCTCGCCCCATGGGCGGGGCGTTTCTTTTCCGACCTGGAGCGGGCGAAGGCCGCACGGGTCTATCGCGGGATCGGCGCGGTCGGCCGGATCTTCATGGAGATCGAGGAGGCCGCTTTCGAGATGACTGCCTGA
- a CDS encoding WD40 domain-containing protein, whose amino-acid sequence MTAGRALSRLGAALARVLLAAALCAGALPAAAALLGHGGPVQAVDVSADGRHALTGGFDYTVILWDLESQVPVRILTGHDGGVSAVRFVPGSTLRGVSAGDDGDVILWDLHAGRILHRMKGHALRAVELAVSPDGRLAASAGWDGTVRVWDLETGTARHVFETRANRINTVAFAGGGTQVLAGDEAGQLLVWSVGTGEAMRPLRVHDFVVNALDVADPAAASTTVATASVDRTMRLWSWPAREELVSIELHDAAVLALAISDDGTLLASSGADGAIRLWSIPDGRPAGTLTGHAGAVFALAFAPGGRLLSAGRDESVRVWSLAGGTEIAPAGATNIPAPETVADMTEAEKRGQWEFRKCRICHSITAEGENRAGPTLYGIVGRVAGTVPGYDYSPALTGTGIVWTPDMIARLFADGPDRVTPGSKMPLQKLSSPQARDDLIAYIEKVTAPKPGVPVPGQMADAPPAGQGAKQ is encoded by the coding sequence ATGACCGCTGGACGGGCGCTTTCGCGGCTTGGCGCGGCGCTTGCGCGTGTCCTGCTTGCGGCGGCGCTCTGTGCGGGCGCTCTGCCGGCGGCGGCGGCGCTGCTGGGGCATGGAGGGCCGGTGCAGGCGGTCGACGTTTCCGCCGACGGGCGCCATGCGTTGACCGGCGGATTCGACTACACCGTCATTCTCTGGGACCTCGAGAGCCAGGTGCCCGTGCGCATCCTCACCGGCCACGACGGCGGCGTGAGCGCGGTGCGCTTCGTGCCCGGCAGCACGCTTCGCGGGGTCAGCGCGGGCGACGACGGCGACGTGATCCTCTGGGACCTGCACGCAGGCCGGATTCTGCACCGGATGAAGGGGCACGCGCTTCGCGCCGTGGAGCTTGCGGTCTCCCCGGACGGCCGCCTTGCCGCGTCTGCAGGGTGGGACGGGACCGTGCGGGTCTGGGATCTGGAGACCGGCACCGCGCGCCACGTCTTCGAGACGCGCGCGAACCGCATCAACACCGTTGCCTTCGCGGGCGGGGGCACGCAGGTGCTGGCAGGCGACGAGGCAGGCCAGCTTCTCGTCTGGTCGGTCGGGACGGGCGAGGCGATGCGGCCCCTGCGCGTCCACGACTTCGTGGTCAACGCGCTCGACGTCGCGGACCCGGCGGCCGCCTCCACGACGGTCGCCACGGCCAGCGTCGACCGCACCATGCGGCTGTGGTCGTGGCCCGCGCGCGAGGAACTGGTCAGCATCGAGCTGCACGACGCCGCCGTGCTCGCGCTGGCAATATCGGACGACGGGACGCTGCTCGCCTCGAGCGGTGCGGACGGCGCCATCCGGCTCTGGTCGATCCCCGACGGCCGTCCCGCGGGCACGCTGACGGGTCATGCCGGCGCCGTCTTCGCGCTGGCCTTCGCGCCCGGAGGTCGCCTGCTGTCGGCGGGCCGCGACGAGAGCGTGCGCGTCTGGAGCCTCGCCGGCGGGACCGAGATCGCGCCTGCCGGGGCCACGAACATCCCGGCGCCCGAGACGGTGGCCGACATGACTGAGGCGGAGAAGCGCGGCCAGTGGGAGTTCCGCAAGTGCCGCATCTGCCATTCGATCACGGCGGAGGGGGAGAACCGGGCAGGGCCCACGCTCTATGGCATCGTCGGGCGCGTGGCGGGGACCGTGCCCGGCTACGACTACTCGCCCGCGCTCACCGGTACCGGCATCGTCTGGACGCCGGACATGATCGCGCGCCTTTTCGCGGACGGGCCGGACCGGGTGACGCCCGGCTCCAAGATGCCCTTGCAAAAACTGTCGAGCCCGCAGGCGCGGGACGACCTCATCGCCTATATCGAGAAAGTGACGGCGCCGAAGCCCGGCGTGCCCGTGCCCGGGCAAATGGCGGATGCGCCCCCGGCTGGACAAGGAGCGAAGCAATGA
- a CDS encoding formate dehydrogenase subunit gamma — translation MTMNQHRIAARVRVLFATLMLAVGLALAPGAVPALAQQSAPVAPTDPAGSLGPLGQSSDTDIWREIRRGNQFQTQVQNQGAGIMIQSEGEVWRNFRNGPLPYYGAWGLFGIVALLAVFFLIRGRIRIDEGMSGRTIERFNTIERAAHWLLASTFIILAITGLNLLYGRYFLPGLIGKEAFATISMWGKYAHNYLAFGFMLGLVMIFVLWVKDNIPGWTDVKWFLKGGGILGMGHPDSRRFNGGQKLIFWMVVLGGASLSMSGVALMWPFEFHFFAGTFDAINGIFGTSLPTALGPIQEQQLNAAWHAIVGLVMIVVIIAHIYIGSVGMEGAFDAMGSGQVDINWAKEHHNLWVEDMVRKGRADAPTGGHGTQPAE, via the coding sequence ATGACGATGAACCAGCACCGTATTGCGGCGCGCGTGCGCGTCCTGTTCGCCACGCTGATGCTTGCCGTGGGGCTCGCGCTCGCGCCGGGCGCGGTCCCTGCCCTCGCGCAACAGTCCGCGCCGGTTGCCCCGACCGATCCGGCGGGCTCGCTCGGGCCCCTCGGCCAATCGAGCGACACCGACATCTGGCGGGAAATCCGCCGCGGCAACCAGTTTCAGACCCAGGTGCAGAACCAGGGCGCGGGCATCATGATCCAGTCCGAGGGCGAGGTCTGGCGCAACTTCCGCAACGGGCCCTTGCCCTATTACGGCGCGTGGGGGCTGTTCGGGATCGTCGCGCTGCTGGCGGTCTTCTTCCTCATTCGCGGACGCATCAGGATCGACGAGGGCATGTCCGGCCGCACGATCGAGCGGTTCAACACGATCGAGCGGGCGGCGCACTGGTTGCTCGCCTCGACGTTCATCATCCTGGCGATCACCGGGCTGAACCTGCTCTACGGGCGCTATTTCCTGCCGGGCCTCATTGGCAAGGAGGCGTTCGCCACGATTTCCATGTGGGGCAAGTACGCCCACAACTATCTCGCCTTCGGCTTCATGCTGGGGCTCGTGATGATCTTCGTGTTGTGGGTGAAGGACAACATTCCCGGCTGGACCGACGTGAAATGGTTCCTGAAGGGAGGCGGCATCCTCGGCATGGGGCACCCGGATTCCAGGCGCTTCAACGGCGGCCAGAAGCTCATCTTCTGGATGGTCGTGCTGGGCGGCGCCTCGCTCAGCATGTCGGGGGTCGCCCTGATGTGGCCGTTCGAGTTCCACTTCTTCGCCGGCACCTTCGACGCGATCAACGGCATTTTCGGCACCTCGCTGCCGACCGCGCTCGGCCCGATCCAGGAGCAGCAGCTGAACGCCGCCTGGCATGCCATCGTCGGCCTTGTGATGATCGTGGTCATCATCGCCCACATCTACATCGGGTCGGTCGGCATGGAGGGCGCGTTCGACGCCATGGGTTCCGGCCAGGTCGACATCAACTGGGCGAAGGAGCATCACAACCTCTGGGTCGAGGACATGGTGCGCAAGGGCCGCGCGGACGCGCCCACCGGCGGCCATGGAACCCAGCCGGCGGAATAG